The genomic DNA TCCATGCCGTGCCCTCCGCGGCCATGAAGCACTCCGATGGGGCGCAAATTTGCCTTTTGACTAAGCCGGCTCCATCGTGCAGAATTGTCCTGAAAGGACGGAAAGATCCATGATCCCTCCCACCTTGAACACCGAAACCAGGGAGAACAACCCCCCTCTTTGGGAATCCATACTTGACGCGTCCCACAACGGAATAGTCATAATCAATCGTGATGGGGTGATCCTAGTCTACAACCAGGCGGCAAGGCGCATGCTGGGTGACGAGGGTTCCTCTCCTGTGGGAAGGCATTTCTCCGAAATCAGGCCTGATACATGGCCGGACCTCAAAGAGATACTCAAAACCGGCCGTCCCCAGATCGGAAAAAGAATAGTGTTCCCCAGCGCCACAATCATAGCAAACAGGAACCCGATCCTGGTTGATGGAAAGGTGGCCGGGGTGATCAGCGTGTTCCAGGACATCTCGGAATACGAAGCCATCATTTCGGAACTCCAAGGGTATCAGAAGCTCCATCGCGAGCTTGAGGCAATTTTCGAATCTTCTTACGACGGCCTGTACATCACTGACGGCAGGGCAAATACCATCCGAGTGAACAGCGCTTACGAACGTATTGCAGGCATGAAACGCGAGGACCTGATCGGCCGAAACATGCAGGATCTGGTGAACGAGGGGGTCTTCGACCATTCCGTCACGCTTGAGGTGCTTAAGAAGGGCGCACAAGTCTCGCTGATGCAGAACATCAAGGTAAACAAGCAAGTCCTGGTGACCGGGACGCCCATTTTCGATGAAGACGGCAAGATCGCCCTCGTGGTAACCAATGTGAGGGACATGACCGATCTGAACGACCTGAGGGCGGAGCTTGAGAAGAGCAAGCGCCTGAGTTCTCGTTACTATCAGTCCTTGCTGGAGCAGGAGAGATTCGAGCATGTACTGGACAGCATGGTGGTCAAGAGCAGCGCCATGACCCAAGTGGTTCAAAAGGCAGTGAAAGTCGCCGGGGTTCACAGTTCGGTATTGCTCCTGGGCGAATCCGGGGTAGGAAAAAGCATGCTGGCCCGAATCATCCATCTAATGAGCCCGAGGAAGGAGCGGCCTTTCGTAAAAGTCAACTGCGGGACCATCCCGGACTCTCTCATGGAGAGCGAGCTGTTCGGTTACACCAAGGGAGCGTTTACCGGTGCTGCCCCCACAGGGAAAGCGGGACTGATCGAAACGGGTGAGACCGGGACTGTGTTTCTGGACGAGGTGGGAGACCTGACACCGGCCATGCAGGTAAAGCTATTGCAAGTGATAGAGGAAAAAACCTTCACGCGGGTCGGAAGCACTCGCCCCACTTCGGTGGACGTACGTATTATCGCAGCCACCAATCATGACTTGAAAGATTTGGTCCGCAAGGGCCTGT from Desulfomonile tiedjei includes the following:
- a CDS encoding sigma 54-interacting transcriptional regulator → MIPPTLNTETRENNPPLWESILDASHNGIVIINRDGVILVYNQAARRMLGDEGSSPVGRHFSEIRPDTWPDLKEILKTGRPQIGKRIVFPSATIIANRNPILVDGKVAGVISVFQDISEYEAIISELQGYQKLHRELEAIFESSYDGLYITDGRANTIRVNSAYERIAGMKREDLIGRNMQDLVNEGVFDHSVTLEVLKKGAQVSLMQNIKVNKQVLVTGTPIFDEDGKIALVVTNVRDMTDLNDLRAELEKSKRLSSRYYQSLLEQERFEHVLDSMVVKSSAMTQVVQKAVKVAGVHSSVLLLGESGVGKSMLARIIHLMSPRKERPFVKVNCGTIPDSLMESELFGYTKGAFTGAAPTGKAGLIETGETGTVFLDEVGDLTPAMQVKLLQVIEEKTFTRVGSTRPTSVDVRIIAATNHDLKDLVRKGLFREDLYYRLNVVPIHIPPLRQRREDILPLALRILEHLNGSMQVNKRLDPEVLDGLMRYTYPGNVRELINIVERIVVISDGDVISLADLPGELKESSTVIQDLMEVGSLKDAVEALEERMIAGALKRCGGVMLAARALGVHPTTLWRKMVRYGMPGRAANVQ